In the Candidatus Electrothrix sp. GW3-4 genome, one interval contains:
- a CDS encoding UbiA-like polyprenyltransferase — MLKKIHILLEMIKFRHSVFALPFALMGAFLAARGVPSLWVFFWVIIAMVGARTAAMTFNRIADYRFDAANPRTEKRAIPAGEVSLKESWLMVIASSALFFLACWMLNPLALFLSPGALALTFFYSLTKRFTWLCHLILGVALAIAPLGGWVASTGSLVAYPWVLSLGVLFWVTGFDIIYASQDAEFDRKVGLYSMPASLGRKNAFCLAVSFHALAFFLFTLTGYLQGLNIIYYIGIALTGSALFYQHLIVNPRDLSRIQVSFFSMNGFISLTLFVATCISLLMTG, encoded by the coding sequence ATGTTGAAAAAAATACATATCCTGCTTGAAATGATCAAGTTCAGGCATTCGGTGTTCGCCTTGCCCTTTGCCCTGATGGGGGCCTTCCTTGCTGCCCGGGGTGTACCCTCGCTCTGGGTTTTTTTCTGGGTGATCATCGCTATGGTCGGTGCCCGCACAGCAGCCATGACCTTTAACCGCATTGCTGATTATCGTTTTGATGCAGCCAACCCCCGCACGGAAAAGCGGGCCATTCCTGCGGGAGAAGTCTCACTCAAGGAATCGTGGCTTATGGTCATTGCGTCATCGGCCCTGTTTTTCCTGGCCTGTTGGATGCTCAACCCCTTGGCCCTGTTCCTTTCTCCTGGTGCCTTGGCCCTGACTTTTTTTTACTCCCTGACCAAGCGTTTTACCTGGCTCTGCCATCTTATCTTGGGGGTAGCCCTGGCCATTGCGCCCCTGGGTGGCTGGGTGGCAAGCACAGGCAGCCTGGTCGCCTATCCCTGGGTGTTGTCCCTCGGGGTCCTGTTCTGGGTGACCGGCTTTGATATCATCTATGCCTCCCAGGATGCAGAGTTTGATCGCAAGGTCGGGCTTTACTCCATGCCAGCTTCCTTAGGTCGGAAAAACGCCTTTTGCCTGGCCGTGTCCTTTCATGCCCTGGCCTTTTTTCTTTTTACCCTGACTGGTTATCTTCAAGGCTTGAATATCATCTATTACATCGGCATCGCCCTGACAGGAAGCGCCTTATTTTATCAGCATCTCATCGTCAATCCCAGGGATCTCTCCCGGATTCAGGTTTCCTTCTTTTCCATGAATGGCTTTATTTCCCTGACCCTCTTTGTCGCGACCTGTATCTCGCTGCTGATGACGGGGTAA
- a CDS encoding VanZ family protein, translating into MRVFLCFVRKNWCFCTTIVCAAITFLSLWPNEYLPSAPGGDKLHHLVAYAALVFPVALRRPRWWLLIVVLFITYSGLVEIVQPFVHRYGEWLDMAANTGGLICGILLAELVRRWEVVKERE; encoded by the coding sequence ATGAGGGTGTTTCTCTGTTTTGTCCGAAAAAATTGGTGCTTTTGCACAACGATCGTTTGTGCCGCTATTACTTTCCTGTCGCTCTGGCCGAATGAGTATTTACCTTCAGCCCCGGGAGGTGATAAACTCCACCATCTTGTGGCTTACGCGGCCCTGGTTTTTCCTGTTGCCCTGCGCAGACCCAGGTGGTGGCTGCTCATCGTGGTCCTCTTCATTACCTACAGCGGTCTTGTTGAGATAGTACAGCCCTTTGTGCATCGTTATGGGGAGTGGTTGGATATGGCGGCGAATACCGGGGGCTTGATTTGTGGGATTTTGCTTGCAGAGCTGGTGCGGCGCTGGGAAGTGGTTAAGGAGAGAGAGTAG